A stretch of Cucumis sativus cultivar 9930 chromosome 2, Cucumber_9930_V3, whole genome shotgun sequence DNA encodes these proteins:
- the LOC101216277 gene encoding protein RADIALIS-like 4 has product MASSSFKSSGNSSSSWTLKQNKKFEDALVLYPEDTPDRWQKVARAVGGKTPEEVKRHYDILLQDLMHIESGKVPLPNYKPIAPNGSMYDDEQRLMKNLKLQ; this is encoded by the exons ATGGCATCAAGCTCTTTTAAATCTTCAGGCAATTCTAGCTCCTCATGGACTCttaagcaaaacaaaaaatttgagGACGCTCTGGTTTTATATCCTGAGGACACGCCAGATAGATGGCAAAAGGTGGCCAGGGCAGTGGGTGGAAAAACACCTGAGGAAGTAAAAAGGCATTATGATATCCTGTTGCAAGATCTCATGCATATAGAATCTGGAAAAGTTCCTCTTCCTAACTACAAGCCCATTGCTCCCAACGGTTCAATGTATGATGATGAGCAGAG GCTCATGAAGAATCTAAAGCTCCAATAA